Proteins encoded in a region of the Bradyrhizobium sp. CB3481 genome:
- the mepA gene encoding penicillin-insensitive murein endopeptidase yields MNPRLILIPLIALIVAANALSASAQDKGTVNPKPLPPLANPHDPKIAAKELFGRKRLPAAMPTRVFGFYAHGCIAGAEGLPINGDNWQVMRLSRNRNWGHPDLVALVKRLAARAHRDAGWPGILVGDMSQPRGGPMFTGHASHQVGLDADIWLTPMPNRQLSRNEREEMSAVMMVRGDRLDIDPHAWTPTHLAVIRAAAQEASVQRIFVNAAIKKALCREARGDRYWLHKVRPMYGHDYHFHIRIKCPPGAGDCESQPDPNEGEGCQPADLAYWFSDAVLHPKPPKVPPKPKPPMTMAQLPPACKAVLDAPDAKHEVSSRPTGEHQ; encoded by the coding sequence ATGAACCCCCGCCTGATTCTGATCCCGCTCATCGCCTTGATCGTTGCCGCCAATGCGCTGAGCGCATCGGCGCAGGACAAAGGCACGGTCAACCCAAAACCGCTGCCGCCGCTCGCCAATCCGCACGATCCCAAGATCGCCGCCAAGGAGTTGTTCGGCCGCAAGCGGCTGCCGGCGGCGATGCCGACACGCGTGTTCGGTTTCTACGCCCATGGCTGCATCGCGGGCGCAGAAGGGCTGCCGATCAATGGCGACAATTGGCAGGTGATGCGGCTATCGCGCAACCGCAATTGGGGTCATCCCGATCTGGTTGCGCTGGTCAAGCGGCTGGCCGCTCGGGCGCACCGGGACGCCGGCTGGCCCGGCATATTGGTCGGCGACATGTCGCAGCCGCGCGGCGGGCCGATGTTCACCGGCCATGCCAGTCACCAGGTCGGGCTCGATGCCGACATCTGGCTGACGCCGATGCCGAACCGGCAGCTATCGCGCAACGAGCGTGAGGAAATGTCGGCGGTGATGATGGTGCGCGGCGACCGGCTCGACATCGATCCGCACGCCTGGACGCCGACGCATCTCGCGGTGATCCGCGCCGCCGCGCAGGAAGCCAGCGTGCAGCGCATCTTCGTCAATGCCGCGATCAAGAAGGCGCTGTGCCGCGAAGCGAGGGGCGATCGGTACTGGCTGCACAAGGTGCGGCCGATGTACGGCCACGACTATCATTTTCACATCCGGATCAAATGCCCACCCGGCGCCGGCGATTGTGAGAGCCAGCCCGACCCGAACGAAGGTGAAGGCTGCCAACCTGCCGATCTCGCCTATTGGTTCAGCGATGCCGTACTGCATCCCAAGCCGCCCAAGGTGCCGCCAAAGCCGAAGCCGCCGATGACGATGGCTCAGCTGCCGCCGGCCTGCAAGGCGGTACTGGACGCACCGGATGCCAAACACGAAGTGTCAAGCAGACCCACCGGAGAACATCAATGA
- a CDS encoding Spy/CpxP family protein refolding chaperone gives MKIWPLIASIALVTSAHAQTPYAGMQSRPIKALSEQQVADLNAGRGMGLALAAELNGYPGPSHVLELADKLELSSDQRASMLRLFDAMKAEAMPLGAKLIEQEAELDRQFAARTVTPESLKASTAAVATTQGILRETHLKYHLSTESILTPAQMTKYAELRGYGSGGHKRHHHH, from the coding sequence ATGAAGATTTGGCCCCTGATTGCATCCATCGCCTTGGTCACCAGCGCGCACGCCCAGACCCCATACGCTGGAATGCAGTCGCGCCCGATCAAGGCGCTCTCCGAACAGCAGGTCGCGGACCTGAACGCCGGCCGCGGCATGGGGCTGGCGCTCGCCGCCGAGCTGAACGGATATCCGGGTCCATCACACGTGCTCGAACTTGCCGACAAGCTCGAACTGTCCTCCGATCAGCGCGCCAGCATGCTGCGCCTGTTCGATGCCATGAAGGCCGAGGCGATGCCGCTCGGCGCCAAGCTGATCGAGCAGGAGGCGGAGCTTGACCGGCAGTTTGCCGCCCGGACCGTGACACCAGAGAGTCTGAAGGCGTCGACGGCGGCCGTTGCCACAACCCAGGGAATACTGCGCGAAACCCATTTGAAGTATCACCTGTCGACCGAAAGCATTTTGACCCCCGCACAGATGACGAAGTATGCAGAATTGCGCGGGTATGGGAGCGGCGGCCACAAGCGTCACCATCATCACTGA
- a CDS encoding FAD-dependent monooxygenase, with product MNARASKHFSRVMMTRPQLNIVIIGGGIGGLFAANALVAHGFNVSVHEQAPALGEVGAGVFLTPNSVRQLQRLGLAAPVEKWGARVGKASHYFRHDGAPIAPVQVTDTAGWNATFGMHRADLVDILANALPSAVVHTGHRATGFEQTDEIARVTFAGGAVAEGDIVIAADGIHSELRRYVAPPSRPVFHGSVAYRGLLSRERLPHWPTDRWQMWLGKGKHFLSFPVRAGDLINYVGFVPADAEMKESWSAPGDPDVLRREFVGWDSRIGTLLSKVDRTFRWALYDREPLPAWTRGRLTLLGDAAHPMLPHLGQGANQSIEDGMALATILSLTSHANVPAALLAYERLRRERVAAVQRGARENGMRYDSSYADLGVRDAEISAHAAFRRRLYDHDVVPEARAAAASLS from the coding sequence TTGAACGCACGAGCTTCCAAGCATTTTTCGCGTGTGATGATGACCCGGCCGCAGCTCAACATTGTGATCATTGGTGGCGGTATAGGTGGATTGTTCGCCGCCAACGCGCTTGTCGCGCATGGCTTCAATGTTTCCGTCCATGAGCAGGCGCCCGCGCTCGGTGAGGTCGGAGCAGGGGTCTTTCTGACGCCCAACAGCGTGCGGCAACTGCAGCGCCTGGGTCTTGCGGCTCCGGTGGAAAAATGGGGCGCCAGGGTGGGCAAGGCGTCGCATTATTTCCGCCATGACGGCGCGCCGATCGCGCCGGTGCAGGTGACTGATACGGCGGGCTGGAACGCGACGTTCGGCATGCATCGCGCGGATCTCGTCGATATTCTGGCCAATGCATTGCCGTCTGCCGTGGTTCACACCGGCCATCGCGCCACGGGATTCGAGCAGACCGACGAGATTGCGCGCGTGACGTTCGCGGGCGGCGCTGTTGCCGAGGGCGATATCGTCATTGCCGCCGATGGCATCCACTCCGAGCTCCGACGGTATGTAGCGCCGCCGTCGCGGCCGGTGTTTCACGGCTCCGTTGCCTATCGCGGCTTGCTGTCGCGTGAGCGCCTTCCGCACTGGCCGACCGATCGCTGGCAGATGTGGCTGGGCAAGGGAAAACACTTTCTCAGTTTTCCGGTTCGAGCGGGCGACCTGATCAACTATGTCGGCTTCGTGCCGGCCGACGCAGAGATGAAGGAATCCTGGTCCGCGCCCGGCGATCCCGACGTGCTGCGCCGCGAGTTCGTGGGCTGGGACTCGCGCATCGGGACCCTATTGAGCAAGGTCGACAGGACGTTCCGCTGGGCGCTGTACGATCGCGAGCCGCTGCCGGCCTGGACGCGCGGCCGGCTGACGCTGCTCGGCGATGCCGCGCACCCGATGCTGCCGCATCTCGGCCAGGGGGCCAACCAGTCGATCGAGGACGGCATGGCGCTGGCAACCATTCTGTCGCTGACCTCGCACGCCAACGTGCCGGCCGCGCTGCTGGCCTATGAGCGACTGAGGCGCGAGCGGGTCGCGGCGGTGCAGCGCGGCGCGCGCGAAAACGGCATGCGCTACGACTCGTCCTATGCCGATCTCGGGGTGCGCGATGCCGAAATATCGGCCCATGCGGCATTCCGCCGGCGGCTGTACGATCATGACGTTGTGCCGGAGGCGCGGGCCGCGGCGGCCTCCCTGAGCTGA
- a CDS encoding tripartite tricarboxylate transporter substrate binding protein — protein MHGFMPALLAACRRPQLRPLVLALFALFGAPASAADYPNRAVKIVVPFPAGGTADAIPRIVADWLSRKWGQPVVIENRTGAAGNIGAEQVFHSAPDGYTLLASPPPPLVINHNLYPKLGFDPTKFEPVIVMAQVPNALMVNPDSIKASSVPGLIAFLKGNSDKTLCATQGNGTTSHLTSELFQLKAKVKLRHVPYRGSAPALQGLVAGDVDVMFDNLGVSLALVQAGKLKLLAVASSERLPTLPNVPTISETLPGFEAVAWYGIVAPPKTPKEIVDKINADVNEALRQPEIRNQLKKLSAEIFGGPVDKSSAYMRAEIDRWAAVIKSANIELQ, from the coding sequence ATGCATGGCTTCATGCCAGCTCTGCTTGCCGCCTGCCGTAGACCGCAGCTTCGGCCGCTGGTTCTGGCCCTATTCGCGCTTTTTGGTGCGCCGGCATCGGCCGCTGACTATCCGAACCGCGCCGTCAAGATCGTCGTCCCCTTCCCCGCCGGGGGAACGGCCGATGCCATTCCACGGATTGTCGCGGACTGGCTGTCACGCAAATGGGGACAGCCGGTGGTGATCGAAAACCGCACCGGCGCGGCAGGCAACATCGGCGCCGAACAGGTCTTTCATTCGGCGCCCGACGGCTACACGCTGCTCGCCTCGCCGCCGCCGCCGCTCGTGATCAATCACAATCTGTACCCAAAGCTCGGCTTCGATCCGACCAAGTTCGAGCCCGTCATCGTGATGGCCCAGGTCCCCAACGCGCTGATGGTCAATCCGGATAGCATCAAGGCATCGAGCGTGCCCGGGCTGATCGCGTTCCTTAAAGGCAATTCCGACAAGACGCTCTGCGCCACCCAGGGTAACGGCACCACCTCGCATCTGACATCGGAGCTGTTTCAGCTGAAAGCGAAGGTGAAGCTGCGGCACGTTCCCTATCGCGGCTCGGCGCCTGCGCTGCAGGGGCTCGTCGCTGGCGATGTCGACGTGATGTTCGATAATCTCGGCGTCTCGCTGGCGCTGGTTCAGGCCGGCAAGCTGAAACTGCTTGCCGTTGCCTCGTCCGAACGGCTCCCGACGCTGCCGAACGTGCCGACGATATCGGAAACGTTGCCGGGATTCGAAGCGGTCGCCTGGTACGGCATCGTGGCGCCGCCGAAAACGCCGAAAGAGATCGTCGACAAGATCAACGCCGATGTGAACGAGGCGCTGCGCCAGCCCGAGATACGCAATCAACTGAAGAAACTGTCCGCCGAAATCTTCGGCGGCCCGGTCGACAAGTCGTCCGCCTATATGCGCGCGGAGATCGACCGCTGGGCCGCAGTGATCAAGTCAGCCAATATCGAGCTGCAATAG